In Vibrio sp. FE10, the following are encoded in one genomic region:
- the mukB gene encoding chromosome partition protein MukB, with the protein MIERGKYQSLTMINWNGFFARTFDIDGLVTTLSGGNGAGKSTTMAAFITALIPDQSLLHFRNTTEAGSSQSSRDKGLYGKLQPGACYAALDVVNSRNQRLLFAVKLQQVAGRDKKVDIKPFVIQGLPSHVKPTDVLIQNVSDSHARVCQLNDVKAAVAQYEGAHFKAFSSIVDYHAQMFEYGVVPKKLRNSSDRSKFYRLIEASLYGGISSAITRSLRDYLLPQNGGVKKAFQDMESALRENRMTLEAIKTTQSDRDLFKHLITESTNYVAADYMRHANDRRNKLDQTMKFRGELFGSRETLLNQNNLLNRVQEELEQLVDQESALEQDYQAASDHLQLVQTALRQQEKIARYSEDLEELNERLEEQMMVVEEAQERVLLAEEQATITEEEVDSLKTQLADYQQALDVQQTRALQYQQAVQALEKTKQLLGDESITAESALTLVSELKAQEESSTQTLLSTKHKLDMSSAASAQFDKALSLVKSIVGDVERKDASHSAKQALEKGRNAKHVVENEQQWRAQHRDMARDVAQQRQAKELATEYQKQHNVLLTDEAIFDEERERHAMQIESLEYAQEELREAKSEQRRVQQNHDQEIQKLESIAPAWITANDALETLRDQTDAELEDSQAVMTQMQQVLEDEKSQAVAKDQLATRRAQLEQEIERLASPGGSNDPRLKGLADTLGGVLLSEIYDDITIGDAPYFSAMYGPARHAIVVSDLDGIKEKLVDLEDCPDDLYILEGDVDAFDDSSFNADELEGAVCVQLNDRQMRYSRFPEIPLFGRAAREQRLEKLREERDVVVENHAKAAFDSQKLNRLYQAFNSFVAKHLHVAFNADPEQALVSIRDKRNQIVRSLAELDSKEQQQRSQLLQSKQAIGALDKLAPMVRILEDETLVERLAELEAQLERLSEAKSYLNNHGKALASLEQIVSALDADPEQFEALEAQYQHADQALQSLKGKVFALSDLIERRHYFAYADSVDLLNKSSELSEQLKAKLVQAEQARTKGRDSLKQSREQMNQYNQVLAALKSSHQAKQETVQEFKQELQEFGVNADEGAEERAVHRRDELHERLHTSRGRKSEYERTITSTELEMKALTKRLKKVQKEYTELRTFVVAAKAGWCSVLRLARENDVERRLHKRELAYLTAGELRSMSDKSLGALRLAVSDNEDLRDSLRLSEDNAHPERKVLFYIAVYQHLRERIRQDIIHTDDPVEAIEEMEVELARLTEELTQRENRLAISSESVASIIKKTIQREQNRIRMLNQGLSNIYFGQVKGVRLNVKIRESHEILLSGLATQQEQHKDLFESTRFTFSEAMAKLFQRVNPHIDMGQRSPQVLGEELLDYRNYLELSVEVNRGSDGWLQAESGALSTGEAIGTGQSILLMVIQSWEEESRRLRSKDIVPCRLLFLDEAARLDSKSISTLFELCDRLGMQLLIAAPENISPEKGTTYKLVRKVFKDHEHVHVVGLRGFAQNKPASPVQELIEETEQ; encoded by the coding sequence AAGCCTTCTGCACTTCCGTAATACAACGGAAGCAGGCAGCTCACAGTCATCTCGTGATAAAGGCCTTTACGGTAAGCTTCAGCCTGGCGCATGTTATGCCGCGTTAGATGTTGTGAACTCGCGTAACCAACGCCTATTGTTTGCGGTAAAACTGCAGCAAGTTGCGGGGCGTGATAAGAAAGTAGACATCAAACCGTTTGTTATCCAAGGCCTTCCAAGCCATGTCAAACCAACGGATGTTTTGATTCAGAACGTTTCAGACAGCCATGCTCGCGTATGTCAGTTAAACGATGTAAAAGCGGCGGTTGCACAATACGAAGGCGCGCACTTTAAAGCCTTCTCTTCGATTGTTGATTATCACGCTCAAATGTTTGAGTACGGTGTGGTGCCGAAGAAACTGCGTAACAGCAGCGACCGTTCTAAATTCTACCGCCTGATTGAAGCATCACTTTATGGTGGTATTTCAAGTGCGATTACGCGTTCACTGCGTGATTACCTTCTGCCACAAAATGGTGGTGTGAAGAAAGCATTCCAAGATATGGAATCAGCACTTCGCGAAAACCGCATGACACTCGAAGCGATCAAAACGACTCAGTCGGATCGTGACTTGTTCAAGCACTTGATCACCGAATCGACCAATTACGTGGCAGCAGACTACATGCGCCATGCGAATGATCGCCGTAATAAGCTTGATCAAACCATGAAGTTCCGTGGTGAATTGTTTGGTTCACGTGAGACTTTGCTTAATCAAAACAACCTGTTGAATCGTGTTCAAGAAGAGTTGGAGCAGTTGGTTGATCAAGAATCTGCACTTGAGCAAGATTATCAAGCGGCTTCGGATCATCTTCAGTTGGTTCAAACTGCACTTCGCCAGCAAGAGAAAATTGCTCGCTACAGCGAAGATCTAGAAGAGCTTAATGAGCGTCTAGAAGAACAGATGATGGTGGTTGAAGAAGCTCAAGAACGAGTACTTCTAGCGGAAGAGCAGGCAACTATTACTGAAGAAGAAGTGGATAGCCTGAAAACTCAGCTTGCTGACTACCAACAAGCGTTGGATGTTCAACAGACTCGTGCATTGCAATATCAGCAAGCGGTTCAAGCGTTAGAGAAAACCAAGCAGCTACTCGGTGATGAATCGATTACCGCAGAAAGCGCATTAACTTTGGTTTCTGAGCTAAAAGCACAAGAAGAATCAAGCACTCAAACGCTACTGTCGACTAAACATAAGCTAGACATGTCTTCTGCTGCCTCTGCGCAGTTCGACAAAGCGCTTTCTCTTGTTAAGAGCATTGTTGGCGACGTAGAGCGTAAAGACGCTTCTCACAGCGCTAAACAAGCGTTAGAGAAAGGCCGTAACGCAAAACACGTTGTTGAAAACGAACAGCAGTGGCGTGCACAGCACCGCGATATGGCTCGTGATGTAGCGCAGCAACGTCAAGCTAAAGAGCTAGCGACCGAATACCAAAAGCAACACAACGTATTACTCACCGATGAAGCGATCTTTGATGAAGAACGCGAGCGTCATGCTATGCAGATCGAATCGCTTGAGTACGCTCAAGAAGAACTGCGTGAAGCGAAGAGTGAGCAACGTCGTGTTCAACAAAATCACGATCAAGAGATTCAAAAACTGGAGTCAATTGCTCCAGCATGGATCACTGCCAACGATGCACTTGAGACATTAAGGGATCAAACAGACGCAGAGCTAGAAGATAGCCAAGCGGTGATGACTCAAATGCAGCAAGTGCTGGAAGATGAGAAATCTCAAGCGGTCGCGAAAGATCAATTGGCGACTCGTCGTGCGCAACTTGAACAAGAGATTGAGCGCTTAGCCTCACCGGGCGGTTCTAATGATCCTCGTTTGAAAGGCCTAGCGGATACTCTGGGTGGCGTGCTGCTTTCTGAGATCTACGACGACATCACCATTGGCGATGCACCGTATTTCAGTGCGATGTATGGCCCAGCGCGTCACGCGATTGTTGTGTCTGATCTTGACGGTATTAAAGAGAAGCTGGTGGATCTTGAAGATTGCCCAGACGACCTTTACATCCTTGAAGGCGATGTCGATGCGTTTGATGACAGTTCATTCAATGCTGACGAGCTCGAAGGCGCGGTGTGTGTTCAGCTGAACGATCGCCAGATGCGTTATTCTCGTTTCCCTGAGATCCCTCTGTTTGGACGTGCGGCTCGTGAGCAACGTTTAGAGAAATTGCGTGAAGAGCGTGATGTGGTTGTTGAGAACCACGCGAAAGCTGCGTTTGATTCGCAGAAACTGAATCGCCTATACCAAGCGTTCAATAGCTTTGTTGCTAAACATCTACACGTTGCGTTTAACGCTGATCCAGAGCAGGCACTAGTGTCTATTCGCGATAAGCGTAACCAAATTGTTCGTTCTCTGGCAGAGCTAGACTCTAAAGAACAACAGCAACGCAGCCAGCTTCTACAAAGCAAGCAGGCAATCGGTGCACTAGACAAATTAGCGCCAATGGTTCGTATTTTAGAAGACGAAACATTGGTTGAACGTCTTGCTGAATTGGAAGCGCAACTCGAGCGCTTGAGTGAAGCTAAGTCGTACCTGAACAACCACGGTAAAGCACTGGCTTCGCTAGAGCAGATCGTTTCAGCACTCGATGCTGACCCAGAACAGTTCGAGGCACTAGAAGCGCAATACCAACACGCAGACCAAGCTCTACAAAGCTTGAAAGGCAAAGTGTTTGCTCTTTCTGACTTAATTGAACGTCGTCACTACTTTGCTTATGCAGACTCTGTAGACCTGCTTAACAAGAGCAGCGAACTGAGCGAGCAATTGAAAGCGAAGTTGGTGCAAGCAGAACAAGCAAGAACCAAAGGCCGTGATAGCTTGAAGCAATCTCGTGAACAGATGAACCAGTACAACCAAGTATTGGCAGCACTGAAGAGCTCACATCAAGCGAAACAAGAAACGGTTCAAGAGTTCAAACAAGAGCTTCAAGAGTTTGGCGTAAATGCTGATGAAGGCGCTGAAGAACGTGCTGTACATCGTCGTGACGAACTGCATGAGCGTTTGCATACTTCACGTGGTCGTAAGAGTGAATACGAGCGTACCATTACGTCAACTGAACTTGAGATGAAAGCACTGACTAAGCGTCTTAAGAAAGTACAGAAAGAGTACACCGAGCTTCGTACCTTCGTTGTCGCAGCGAAAGCGGGTTGGTGTTCAGTACTTCGTTTAGCACGTGAGAATGATGTTGAACGTCGTCTGCATAAGCGTGAACTGGCTTATCTAACGGCAGGCGAGCTTCGCTCTATGTCGGATAAGTCATTGGGTGCACTGCGTTTGGCTGTGTCTGACAATGAAGACCTGCGTGATTCGCTGCGTCTATCTGAAGACAACGCGCATCCAGAGCGTAAAGTTCTGTTCTACATTGCGGTTTACCAACACCTTCGTGAGCGTATTCGCCAAGACATCATTCATACGGATGATCCGGTTGAAGCAATCGAAGAGATGGAAGTTGAACTTGCTCGTCTAACAGAAGAACTGACGCAGCGTGAAAACCGCTTAGCGATCAGCTCTGAATCGGTAGCAAGCATCATCAAGAAAACGATTCAGCGTGAGCAGAACCGTATTCGTATGCTCAACCAAGGTCTGTCGAACATCTACTTTGGTCAGGTTAAGGGCGTGCGTCTGAACGTTAAGATTCGTGAAAGCCACGAGATCTTGCTATCAGGTCTAGCGACTCAACAAGAGCAGCATAAAGACTTGTTCGAATCAACGCGCTTTACCTTCTCTGAAGCGATGGCGAAACTGTTCCAACGTGTGAATCCACATATCGATATGGGTCAACGTTCTCCACAAGTTCTTGGTGAAGAGTTACTGGATTACCGTAACTACCTAGAGCTGAGTGTTGAAGTTAACCGTGGTTCAGATGGTTGGTTACAAGCGGAATCGGGCGCACTGTCTACGGGTGAAGCGATCGGTACGGGTCAGTCAATCCTATTGATGGTTATTCAGAGCTGGGAAGAGGAGTCTCGTCGACTTCGTAGTAAAGACATCGTTCCATGTCGTTTGTTGTTCCTTGATGAAGCAGCACGTCTGGATTCTAAGTCAATCTCTACGCTGTTTGAACTGTGTGACCGTTTAGGCATGCAGCTTCTGATTGCTGCGCCAGAGAACATTAGCCCAGAAAAAGGTACAACCTACAAACTGGTTCGTAAGGTATTTAAAGACCACGAACATGTACACGTTGTTGGCCTAAGAGGTTTTGCTCAAAACAAACCTGCATCTCCGGTGCAAGAGCTTATCGAAGAAACTGAGCAATAA
- a CDS encoding alpha-L-glutamate ligase-like protein: MFDQFTSPFKLKDKGIMGMNKRNHSYIGRYNDRSKYPLVDDKLKTKIIAEQAGATVPKLIGVIGHQAEVKTIHKMVKEWPGFVIKPAQGSGGKGILVVISHKDGVYTKPSGSTINEEDVERHISNALAGLFSLGGKNDVAVVENLIKFDECFEGFSYEGVPDVRIIVFKGYPVMAMMRLSTSASDGKANLHQGAVGVGICIATGKAVRAVQFDQPVTHHPDTGKELAALQVPHWEKLLTLASSAWEMTGLGYMGTDMVLDQEEGPMVLELNARPGLAIQIANGAGLLPRLHHIENLGTPAEYPKAAERVAYAAKQFGVHGSEIVPS; encoded by the coding sequence ATGTTTGATCAATTTACTTCACCGTTTAAGTTGAAAGACAAAGGCATAATGGGGATGAACAAGCGTAACCATAGTTATATTGGTCGCTATAATGATCGTTCCAAGTATCCACTCGTTGATGACAAGCTTAAGACTAAGATTATTGCTGAACAGGCTGGTGCAACCGTACCAAAGTTGATTGGCGTAATTGGTCACCAAGCTGAAGTAAAAACAATCCATAAAATGGTTAAAGAGTGGCCTGGCTTTGTTATTAAGCCAGCGCAAGGAAGTGGCGGTAAAGGCATCCTTGTCGTGATCTCTCATAAAGATGGGGTTTACACCAAACCATCGGGTTCAACCATTAACGAAGAAGACGTAGAGCGTCACATCAGTAATGCTCTAGCCGGTCTTTTCTCACTAGGTGGTAAGAACGATGTAGCTGTAGTTGAAAACCTCATCAAGTTTGATGAGTGTTTCGAAGGCTTCAGTTACGAAGGCGTGCCAGATGTACGAATCATCGTATTTAAAGGCTACCCTGTGATGGCGATGATGCGTCTTTCTACTTCAGCTTCTGACGGCAAGGCAAACTTGCACCAAGGTGCTGTGGGTGTCGGTATTTGCATCGCGACCGGAAAAGCCGTTCGTGCGGTTCAGTTTGACCAACCAGTAACTCACCACCCAGATACAGGGAAAGAGTTGGCGGCGCTTCAAGTGCCGCATTGGGAAAAACTGCTGACTCTTGCATCAAGCGCTTGGGAAATGACAGGTCTTGGCTACATGGGTACGGACATGGTTTTAGACCAAGAAGAAGGCCCTATGGTACTGGAGCTTAATGCTCGTCCTGGATTAGCAATACAGATTGCAAACGGCGCAGGTTTATTGCCTCGCTTGCATCATATTGAAAATCTAGGCACACCCGCTGAATACCCAAAAGCTGCAGAGCGCGTTGCCTACGCGGCTAAGCAATTTGGTGTTCACGGTAGCGAGATTGTACCGAGCTAA
- the fdhF gene encoding formate dehydrogenase subunit alpha has product MIQIVIDGKFRIVEQGQTVLEAAKTCGLEIPSLCGLNKTADKVPCDLCVVEVDGVGMTRSCELEVSNGLNITTQSKQLTTHRQDALNRIMTDHYADCEAPCQTACPAGVDIQSYLHHIAQNDHIKAIEVIKQTLPMPLSIGRVCPAFCETECRRNLVDDSIAIRQLKRHAADADLAAQESYMPTKKPNKGKSIAIVGSGPGGLTAGYYLSNEGYDVSVYESMPKAGGWLRYGIPEYRLPKSILDKEIELMCRNGMSVECDKKLGVDFTLSDLSNDFDAVCLAVGASQAVEMNYTGSDLAGCYLGVDYLKDYVTDKQYITGKKVAVIGGGNTAIDCARTAVRDGADTTLIYRRTRDEMPAEDYEIEEAEHEGVKFHFLTNPAENIADENGHVSEIRLERMALGPADASGRRSPKPTGEFFVEAFDTVIAAVSQKPDLSFMDNESLEIPLTRWNTADADPQTMHTGTGNIFSIGDFRRGPATAVEAVGDGRIAAQAIDRFFNGDMNQIPAKPFNSRKQKQLKAVDPEQYKSIQRMARKIMPELTPEQREQSFDEVETGFDNVDAIAEAARCLECGCQANTDCDLRDYSTEYKATQTHPEYKIDVASNDSWQAIRAEETKVGLTRQKFAVDDSSEFIIFDANRCISCGQCIQACREQNVHGVLSFMNQSDGKPASRPECRPNFGADKTLMGDSNCVQCGSCIQACPTGAMVDARDKKQGDTDVLKKVDTICTYCGVGCKLTMHVDEAKNKIRYIEGGDSPVNEGMLCVKGRFGFDFVGSDARLTTPLIRKDGWLQPASWDEAIKLIADKFTAIKQGFGSNALAGFSSAKTTNEDNYAFQKFIRRELGTNNVDHCARLCHASTVTGLEASLGSGAMTNDIPSIKHSDVIFIIGSDTTSAHPIIGSHIKQAVRHGGARLIVADPKRIDIADHAELYLAHRPGTDVMLINGVMQQIIKHGWYDQEYIEDRVDGFDTLLQEVMSPSYSLDKVELVTGVKAEDIFAMARLIGTAERTAVYYSMGITQHTTGHDNVRSIANLQLLCGNIGIEGGGINPLRGQSNVQGACDMGALPNNLPGYQKVYNPMVRQKFAMEWGVSDLPAETGLTLTEIIDAACHRDVRGLYVMGENPVLSDPNQAHVIEGLEALDFLVVQDIFLTETAQYADVVLPSCSFAEKSGHFTNTERRVQRINPAVNPPGEAKEDWVIIQMLANAMGGGWGYNTVADITNEIARVTPQYGGLRWENITVNGVQWPSNKNNPDGTRIMHQTQFTRGRGQMEAIPFRYAAELPDSEYPLVLTTGRVLEQFHTGTMTRKTKGLDNLAGPRAMVSVHDAEALGVSNGQMLKVSTRRGEIEIAAFVTKRMQKGVVFIPFHFVESPVNRLTTTATDPHAKIPEFKVAAVRIDPIRKPETEATEA; this is encoded by the coding sequence ATGATTCAAATCGTCATTGATGGAAAATTTCGAATCGTTGAACAAGGACAAACTGTTCTTGAGGCAGCAAAAACATGTGGTTTAGAGATTCCATCGTTATGTGGTTTGAACAAAACAGCGGATAAAGTACCGTGCGACCTGTGTGTGGTCGAAGTGGATGGCGTGGGGATGACACGTTCTTGTGAACTGGAAGTGTCTAATGGATTGAATATCACTACTCAATCAAAACAGTTAACAACACATCGACAAGATGCGTTGAATCGCATCATGACAGACCATTACGCTGACTGCGAAGCACCTTGCCAAACCGCTTGTCCTGCTGGTGTTGATATTCAATCTTACCTGCATCATATCGCTCAGAATGACCATATTAAAGCCATCGAGGTAATTAAGCAGACATTGCCGATGCCGCTTTCCATTGGTCGTGTTTGCCCTGCCTTTTGTGAAACAGAATGTCGCCGAAACCTAGTGGATGATTCTATTGCTATTCGCCAACTGAAACGACATGCTGCCGACGCAGATTTAGCCGCTCAAGAAAGCTATATGCCGACGAAGAAACCTAACAAAGGTAAGAGTATTGCGATTGTCGGTAGTGGGCCTGGTGGCCTGACCGCTGGCTATTACCTGTCGAATGAGGGTTACGATGTCAGTGTGTATGAATCGATGCCTAAGGCTGGTGGTTGGCTACGTTACGGCATCCCTGAATACCGTTTACCCAAGTCGATTCTAGACAAAGAAATCGAGCTGATGTGTCGTAACGGGATGTCTGTAGAGTGTGACAAAAAGTTGGGCGTTGATTTTACATTGTCTGATTTAAGCAACGACTTCGATGCAGTTTGTTTAGCGGTTGGTGCATCACAAGCGGTCGAAATGAATTACACCGGAAGTGATCTAGCCGGTTGTTACCTTGGCGTCGATTACTTAAAAGACTATGTCACCGATAAACAATACATCACGGGTAAAAAGGTAGCTGTCATTGGTGGTGGTAATACCGCGATTGATTGCGCTCGAACCGCAGTTCGTGATGGTGCTGATACCACGCTAATTTATCGACGAACACGAGATGAGATGCCGGCGGAAGACTACGAAATCGAAGAGGCCGAACACGAAGGCGTCAAATTCCACTTCTTGACCAATCCAGCTGAAAACATTGCTGATGAGAATGGTCATGTATCTGAAATCCGATTAGAGCGTATGGCACTTGGTCCTGCAGATGCATCGGGTCGACGAAGCCCGAAACCGACGGGTGAGTTTTTTGTTGAGGCTTTCGACACTGTGATTGCTGCCGTGTCGCAAAAGCCTGATCTTAGCTTTATGGACAATGAGTCACTAGAAATCCCGCTAACGCGTTGGAATACCGCTGACGCTGATCCGCAAACCATGCACACGGGAACAGGCAATATCTTCAGTATTGGCGATTTCCGACGTGGCCCAGCAACCGCTGTTGAAGCGGTAGGGGATGGCCGAATTGCTGCGCAAGCGATCGACCGATTCTTTAATGGTGACATGAACCAGATCCCTGCGAAGCCCTTCAATTCAAGAAAGCAAAAGCAGCTAAAAGCCGTTGATCCAGAGCAATACAAATCGATACAGCGAATGGCTCGTAAGATCATGCCAGAACTCACCCCTGAGCAGCGCGAGCAAAGCTTTGACGAAGTAGAAACTGGCTTTGATAATGTCGACGCGATAGCTGAAGCGGCAAGATGTTTAGAGTGTGGCTGCCAAGCTAATACCGATTGCGACCTGCGAGATTATTCGACTGAATACAAGGCTACGCAAACGCATCCAGAATACAAAATCGATGTGGCTTCTAACGACAGTTGGCAAGCGATTCGCGCTGAAGAAACTAAGGTCGGTTTAACCAGACAAAAATTTGCGGTTGATGACAGTTCTGAATTCATCATTTTTGATGCCAATCGCTGCATCAGTTGCGGCCAGTGTATCCAAGCGTGTCGCGAACAAAATGTACATGGCGTTTTAAGCTTCATGAATCAATCAGATGGCAAGCCTGCGTCAAGGCCTGAGTGTCGTCCTAACTTTGGCGCCGATAAAACCTTAATGGGCGATTCTAACTGTGTGCAATGTGGATCTTGTATTCAGGCGTGTCCAACCGGCGCTATGGTCGATGCGAGAGACAAAAAGCAAGGCGATACCGACGTACTCAAGAAAGTCGACACCATCTGCACCTATTGTGGGGTGGGTTGCAAGCTCACCATGCATGTTGATGAAGCAAAGAACAAGATCCGCTACATCGAGGGCGGGGACTCTCCGGTCAATGAGGGAATGTTGTGTGTGAAAGGGCGATTTGGGTTCGACTTTGTCGGCAGCGATGCGCGGCTAACCACACCATTAATCCGCAAAGATGGCTGGCTACAACCCGCAAGTTGGGATGAAGCGATTAAATTGATCGCTGATAAATTTACTGCGATTAAACAAGGCTTTGGCAGCAATGCTCTAGCGGGTTTCTCTTCGGCTAAAACCACCAACGAAGACAACTATGCTTTCCAAAAATTCATCCGCCGTGAGCTTGGAACCAACAACGTCGACCATTGTGCTCGCCTTTGTCACGCTTCAACGGTAACGGGTTTAGAGGCTTCTTTGGGCAGTGGAGCGATGACCAATGATATTCCAAGTATCAAGCACTCAGATGTGATCTTTATTATTGGGTCAGACACCACTTCGGCGCACCCAATTATTGGTTCGCACATCAAGCAAGCAGTGAGACATGGTGGTGCTCGTCTTATTGTCGCCGATCCAAAAAGGATCGATATTGCGGATCATGCGGAACTCTATTTAGCGCACCGACCGGGTACTGACGTAATGTTGATCAACGGTGTAATGCAACAGATCATCAAACACGGTTGGTATGATCAAGAGTATATTGAAGACCGAGTTGATGGCTTTGATACTCTGCTACAAGAGGTGATGTCGCCAAGCTATTCCTTAGACAAAGTGGAATTGGTGACAGGTGTGAAAGCAGAAGACATCTTCGCGATGGCGCGTTTGATTGGCACTGCAGAACGCACGGCTGTGTATTACTCAATGGGTATTACGCAACACACCACAGGGCACGACAATGTTCGCTCGATTGCTAACCTGCAACTCTTGTGCGGCAACATTGGAATTGAAGGTGGTGGTATCAACCCATTGCGTGGTCAATCCAATGTTCAGGGCGCATGTGACATGGGCGCGTTGCCAAACAATCTACCGGGTTATCAGAAAGTGTATAACCCAATGGTTCGTCAAAAATTTGCGATGGAGTGGGGCGTTTCCGATTTGCCTGCTGAAACGGGTTTAACGCTCACAGAGATTATCGATGCGGCGTGTCACCGTGACGTACGTGGTTTATACGTGATGGGCGAAAATCCAGTGCTCAGTGATCCAAACCAAGCGCACGTGATTGAAGGACTTGAAGCGTTGGATTTCCTTGTCGTTCAAGACATCTTCTTAACCGAAACGGCGCAGTATGCTGATGTGGTTCTGCCATCTTGCTCATTTGCAGAAAAATCCGGTCACTTCACCAATACAGAGCGCCGAGTCCAACGTATTAATCCTGCGGTTAATCCTCCCGGTGAAGCGAAAGAAGATTGGGTGATTATTCAGATGCTAGCCAACGCAATGGGCGGCGGTTGGGGCTATAACACCGTTGCCGATATCACCAATGAGATAGCAAGAGTGACTCCGCAATATGGTGGCTTACGTTGGGAGAACATTACCGTGAATGGTGTCCAGTGGCCGAGCAACAAGAACAATCCTGACGGCACTCGCATCATGCACCAAACTCAATTCACTCGCGGGCGTGGTCAAATGGAAGCAATTCCGTTTCGATACGCGGCAGAGCTGCCAGATTCAGAATATCCATTAGTACTAACGACGGGGCGTGTGTTGGAGCAGTTCCATACCGGTACCATGACTCGCAAGACAAAAGGGTTAGATAACTTAGCTGGGCCGCGTGCAATGGTCAGTGTTCATGATGCTGAAGCGTTAGGGGTCTCTAACGGACAGATGTTAAAGGTATCGACACGTCGTGGTGAAATTGAAATTGCTGCTTTTGTCACTAAACGAATGCAAAAGGGTGTGGTGTTTATTCCATTCCATTTCGTGGAATCACCGGTTAACCGTTTGACGACGACTGCAACGGATCCACATGCCAAGATCCCAGAGTTTAAGGTGGCGGCTGTGCGTATTGATCCAATCCGCAAGCCTGAAACTGAAGCAACAGAGGCCTAG